One window of the Zea mays cultivar B73 chromosome 3, Zm-B73-REFERENCE-NAM-5.0, whole genome shotgun sequence genome contains the following:
- the LOC103652363 gene encoding homeotic protein knotted-1-like, with product MNYSTPVGSRWKRADTVSTTSCAASQAASSVSTTRPAITGSKEIFKCFLRHLHRLWPRCRLCRLEPSSSSPYGGDVEAIKAKIISHPHYYSLLTVYLKCNKVGAPSEVSARLTEIAQEVETRQHTALGGLAAATEPEPELDQFMEAHNEMLVKFREELTRPLQEAMEFMRRVQSQLNSFSTSERSLRNILSSMHWRKSATPTNISHRWANMAAWRMEWGVRC from the coding sequence ATGAACTACTCGACACCAGTAGGGTCACGCTGGAAGCGCGCGGACACCGTCTCCACGACATCTTGTGCGGCCTCCCAGGCGGCGTCTTCAGTGTCGACCACCAgaccagcgatcaccggctccaaggagatCTTCAAGTGCTTTCTCCGCCACCTCCACCGCCTATGGCCCCGGTGCCGCCTATGCCGCCTAGAGCCCTCGTCGTCATCTCCCTATGGAGGCGATGTcgaggccatcaaggccaagatcATCTCGCACCCACACTACTACTCGCTCCTCACTGTCTACCTCAAGTGCAACAAGGTGGGGGCACCATCGGAGGTGTCGGCGAGGCTGACGGAGATAGCGCAGGAGGTGGAGACGCGGCAGCACACGGCGCTCGGCGGCCTGGCCGCTGCgacggagccggagccggagctgGACCAGTTCATGGAGGCGCACAACGAGATGCTGGTGAAGTTCAGGGAGGAGCTGACAAGGCCGCTGCAGGAGGCGATGGAGTTCATGCGAAGGGTGCAATCGCAGCTCAACTCGTTTTCCACCTCCGAAAGGTCGCTGCGCAACATCCTTTCATCTATGCACTGGCGGAAGagcgccacccccacgaacatctcgcacaGGTGGGCAAATatggccgcctggaggatggagtggggcgttaGGTGCTGA